Below is a window of Lytechinus variegatus isolate NC3 chromosome 4, Lvar_3.0, whole genome shotgun sequence DNA.
attttgccttgCTTATGATCAGAATGAACGATTTCCatcaaaaaaacaataaaaaacaaaaagtaaaagaaagaaatacataagtaatttaaaaaaacaatgaaatacataagaaattggtcttggtaccagaatttatttcattcacaatttttaggaatgctataaataatattttcacaaaaaatagcattctaggagctttattttagtgaatcagagcaaaaagtatgatttcatgaataaattagcataattaattcatatgcaccatcatgcaaattttcgttgtGATCATGTAATCTGCGGCTGAGAActtaaggagggggggggggcaggaatggcaagaatcaaaataccccgggagatatAGGGTTAATAAGTAATAGATTAAAATTACTTTATGGGTAAGAGTAGTTGCAGCTTTATTCATATCATACATTTTGAACAATCAGTTAACTTTTTAATTGTCATATGAGGAAAGGATACAAACTCCTAGCATTGCTTTAGTTTCTTCTTGATACAGCACAAGTCCTTTAAGTCTGAACGCTGTTATTACAACAAATATCAGCTGTATCGTGACATCAACTAGGTCTGTACTACAAAGACtgattaagatttttttcaatagcATGTAGGAGTTCTGATTATGATTCTAAAGAATAAACAGGGTTAGAAAACAGgaaattacaaacaaaattggTTCATTTTTGGGGAACTAGGAAGTGGTATGTGGTGAGAACCTTGTTTGTTAAACTATCTagtgacaccccccccccaattttaaTGGACTTTACCCATCTTTCTCaagaacaaatcaaaatttttgaattAGTGAAATTTATACTTCTATGTCCAACCTTAACGACGGCAAATACACCTTCTTTGTGAACTTGCTATTGGTCAGTTGGTAGATTTATTGGCACATAGTTCTTAGGTACTGTAATTCTACTGGTTGGCTTAAGATTGAAAAGAGTGTGTCCATTCAATATCTTTTTCCCTATATTCTCTATTTTTGCTTCAGATTTGAAGACTTCTGTGCCCACTTCATCCAGAGCTGGTGGCACAAGGTCCACACCAGACGTCAGCTGCGAGGCGTTCCAGACATCATGGCTGCCGTCACACCTCTGAAGAGTGCCTCATCTGTTGGCAAGTCGGTATCCATCGTCCTGTCACCAGAGACGGGAGTGGTCAGGGGTGAGACCCACACACCGGGGGCACCACCCCCATCAGTCAAAGCACAGTCGAGGAGGTCGAGGAAGTCGGTGCCGGTCAAGAAGACGAAGAGGACAGAGCCATTGGTGCCCAATGAGGCAGCAGCTATCATTCAACAAGCATGGAGGAGGCATATTGTAAGTTTACTGTGCACAGCAGGTTATGTACATGAGTCACATGAGTAGATGACTGAGGTATTGACTGGTTAGAGCATATCTCTAAAGAAAGCGATGTTCAAAATGTAACATCAATCTAAATTGATTTACAGATTCAATCAAACCAACAAAAATGAGAACAattaaaggaaaaacaaaatgaatacttttaataatttgtaccattttatgaattaaaaaaaaaatgggattaCAGCAATAAATAGTTTTTTGTTCAgcacatatatttttatatgtttttttaacagttGAAATGATTTTGCTCTCTGTTCTGCAGAAAATGATGCAATTTGCTAAGTATTACACCAATTAATTGATTGCTATGTGACATTGTTTTTGCATGGTTGGAGTAAATGTTTGAAGGGATATCATCTGTGAGTATATGACTGCACAGATAATATATGATATGAATTATATGGGAAAATGTCATCCTTGTTCACACCACGTAGAGATTCATATCTTGTCacccaaataaaagaaaagtgaTAAATATCTCACCCTTCCAAAGCAACCCATTCATCATCACTACCCATTCTGTCCCCTTGACAGGACGTGCAGGTGTACCGCTACTACCGAGACCTCATCAACTTCCGTTGCCGTGGTAACCCAGCGATGATGCTGCGCTGCATCAATCCAAAGGAGGCCAGTTTGCTGGATGCTGCTGCAGGGATCCACATCAAGTTTAGACTTGCCGGGGTGAGTTTGAAATTAGCAAACTTGATATTTGTtggatattttttattcatttatttcctgcCATGTTGACTGTATTTTTGTTGAACATTTGTCATCAATGCACATGGAAATATATGCACATTTACCAATGATTTTATgtgatttattttctctttatagTTTGCTCAAAATTTATTGTATATTGCTCCTTTTCTTCACATAAAGCACCACacttttgaattattattagaTAATCATTCATTTTGGTAATGGCAATATTTTAGGTACTTTAGATTATTGAAATTTcatgaatgatttattttcttttttttatcatattaaatattctgttttttttcactgtgtgcaaaaaaaaaatttttgccTGATGAAAAAGAGaagttttcatttattgattatcttttattttacttttccaACATACAGTTggggccaaaagtttacatacacctaGTAGACAAACAGTGATCCTCAATTTTTTACACTTTCACTCATTCCTGCCAACATATGATTTCATGGATGCAGACAAGTGTGGTCTTTTCTAAATATATCTGGCATATACTTCAAATAAAAACACTTGGAGACATATATATGGTTCATAATAGATATATTTCCACTTTATTGGAGggtcaaaagtttacatacaccagCCCTAATACTTGGTAGCACTGCCTCCATTCGTCTTCACATCTATCAGTCTACGTGGACAATTCGACACTACCTTCTTGCAGACCTCTAATGGGATTTTTTACCACTCCTCTTGGCAGATGACATTGACTTGAGTCACATTCCTTGGTTTCCTTGACCGAACATGCTTTTTGAGTTCTGTCCATAGGTTCTCAATAGGGTTCAGGTCTGGACTCTAGTGTTTCGGGTTAATTGTCATGTTGGAACCCAATTTTGACTAAGATTGAGGTTTTTAGCAGACCTTTTCAGGTTTAGCTGAAGAATTTTCAGGTAGTCCTCTTTCTTCATGGTGCCATCAATCTTCAGGAGTGAGCCAGTACCACTTGCTGCAAAGCATCCCCACAACATGATGCTGCCACTGCCTAGGTGTTCATTCTCATACTTCAGTCTGGCTGTACGGTGTTGGTCCTGGATTTAAGGCTTCTTCCCCGGCCTGCAGCCTCTCAGTCCATGATCATGGAGGACTCGCTTTATGGTAGAGAGGAATACCTGGCTTCCTGAAACCTCAAGATCCTGGCAAATCTCTTTTTTGTCATCCATGGGTTAAGCTGAACTGTACGGACAAGCCTGTGTACTGCTGTCTGGTTGAGTTTTCGCTTTCTCCCTGATCTTGGTAGAGTCTGCACTGTGCCGAGAGTGTTATGCTTGCGTAATATGGTTTGCACAGAAGCACGAGGCATGATTAGAGTCTTTGATATGACTCCTAAAGAGGAACCAGACTTGTGTAAATCAACAACACGTTTCCTACGGTCTTCGGTATAATGCTTTGACTTCTCCATGGTGCTAATGTTGCAGTGCTGATCAACATGGTATTGGTGGTAGCATTTATAGATACCAACACTGAATCACTGCAGGAACATCGGGGCAACATTTTTTGCCATTAGTCTACTCAAAAGTCAAAAACCTATTCATCGGTCATATTCTAGCTTTGCTTGACAAAGATGGAATATGAATCATGCTTCAAATGTCCATAGAAGAGGTATGCATAATTCTGCAGTCATTATTCAATTGACATTATAGCATTATCACATTCCTCAAGTCATTAAAAGGAAACCAAGTCCACTTGAAAGCCATGGCACCTctttttaaatgcattttatcACTTCAACAGTGaagtgtatgtaaacttttgaccCATTGATTTTTCAGAAATATAGATATTATAAACCATGTTAAAAATATCTGAGCATTTTATATGGAATATACACCTTGGGCATAAAGTATATGGATAATTCTTCTAATCTAATTGGCAATACAACTGGTTGACGgacaaaaaatgatgaaaaaatgaaaaaaaattctttttcaccaggtgtatgtaaacttttggccccAACTGTAGATGTGGTCACTTGTCACAGTAGAAGAGGGATACTTaaaaagagaataaattgatatttaataTTGGCAAATCACTGAAACAATGGAAATAGAGATTAAGGTTTTGTTCTGGTAGGCATGAATCCTGTTTCAATGGGTTGTCTCTATGTACCTGCATATTTCTTTCAGGTGtttatttccataaattcaTCTGAGGCAACCTCTACTtgattaattcaaataataatgcCACCCACCAGTCCATATGCATTACGTTTGGGTTGAATTTGGAAATGAAGATGAATATCTTGCCAACGTACTTCCCTTTTGTGGAAGAATTAGATCCCGGTGATCGGCAAATCAGAGAAATATAATATCCACAATACTCATTGCCCAATCTCTGTACCTACCTGTAATAAAACTGATGTCCATTTCCACGTCACAGGCCAAGTTTCCACCGAACATCTACTACAAGATCTTCACCCATCGGACCATCATCGACATGTGCGCCAACAGCCCTAAGGACTACACCAAGGCCAATACCAAACGGTTCGCTGCCAGGGATGTCCACAATCGTAGGGAGCAGGGCAGTCCAAACCTTGGGCAAGGTGGTGGTGAGGTGGATAGGACAGGATGGTATCAGAGAGAGGAGAATAATGGATGGAGGCTTGTTTCTGATAGGGTGAGTTGATATATTGTAAAAGATGGGATCTTCTGTCCTTTCAGTTGCATTGTCGCTGATCTCAAATTCAATCGTGGGCGTCTTATAGAGTcccgattgatccaatcaaccataactatggaaagccagcaatgtcaataTTTATcctgcatgtttgttcaaaatattttctaagtatgatgtatattcatacattcattgttttcttgagaactcagtgtgcttctctttgtttacaaaggacatcgTTCTAAtttcttgtggaaaatattatgacgatgatggatttccatagagatgcgtttgatcggatcaatcgtaaatctttgtaagacagaaCCCTGGTGTCACATTGGTTTTGACACAagcagaaaaatgaaagagCAATCTATCAAAGGTTGGACTTACATGTAGTTCCATCAGAGAATATGGAATTTTTaggtttaatttatttttatttttttgacatCACATGAGAGCAGCTCTCAGTCACATATGTAATATGTGATATGAATCCCATAAAAACTGCTTtcctaaaaaacaaaattgaaaaatattctaCCTATGCGTTCAATGAATTATCAGTGACATTCAATAACAGGCTCTACAATCTCATGGGAATCtttaagttatgaaaaaaaaatctgaagtttttttatttgactttTTTATGGGATGCACCacttaatattttcaaaatctgtcCTGGCCTTTGTGCAATTGTTGATGATATCCATGTTACAggtgtacagtgcgtcccagaaaaaacgaaaccgagattaagcgatgatttatcataacttaatcacaaatacaatagacaaatgacctaccaatgtaaagcttagaatctcctctttcaacTGAttttacttagattatttctcattcacgcatgagtgagcaaaaaaaatttgaagaaaggataccaaaaactcatttggcagggggtatctgaatttcaaaaagaaaatcacatgagtaaaaagttcaatatctgctcttttatttgataccttgatcacaAAAATGGttaagaagtaaaaaagttatgttccctcgaaacaatgcttgtatttccataatttcattaaataaacttgtttcaccggtttcccacagaagctattgCATGGTTAATAAAAGACTTAAAGCATGGCTGATCATCAATAAAACGGAGTGCCAAGTGAGTTTGAACACTGGCCTgtagaacctcttcattttatgcaattaatgaaattcaagccttatttcaaataactagAACTTTcagttatttcttgaccattttctgtaattgaggtatcaaattaaagagcagatattgaactttttgaaaatgttgttttctttttgaaagccAGATACAGcctgccaaatgactttttggtatcccctcttcaaagtgtttttgctcactcatgcgtgaatgagaaataatctaagtaatttcagatgaaagaggggattctaagctttacaatggtaggtcatttgtctattgtatttgtgattaagttacaATAAATCATCGTtaaatctcggttttgttttttgtgggacgcgctgtatatttAATTGACTCTACTCTTTACAATCCCActcacttgttttttttttttttttggtgtagTTGATCTTGAGAGCAGACCAGGACCCAATTACATGGGAGAGTTCCAGGACCAAACAAGATTTCCAACATTCCAAGCTCCTTCGGAAAGAAGATgttgagaagaaaaagaagaggaaaaagctagaatggatgaaaaaaatgtaagtttgTGATAGATGGTAAACACCACTCTGTGAAATTTTCTAGCAGTTTATATTATTTCTCCAACATAAGCCAAAGAATGGAATAAAGGATAATGGAAAAATAACACCAACAAGATGCATGTAGTGTATATAATTCTATAATCAAATACAACTTCCTGCAAAGTAGcatatttcttgaatttttaCTTGACCTGCATGCATGTAAATTTAGGTATCCATATAAAATGAGTTTGGTTTTGGGTGTGTTTTCTTACTCGAGATGTAAGTAAGACTCAATTCTAAATGGACAACTCAGATGGAACAATGAAGTATTAGCCATGATTCATCATCCATATGAGTGTTCTTGAATTTGGATTTAAATCATCAACTGTTTTGCATATCTACCCATTATATTcacttttgcatgtcacttcatgtacatgtagtatgtcgTGGGGGGGATGGGGCCAAGGGTAAATTgccccaataaaaaaaagaagcccCTAAACTAAGATGCAAAGGACACCTGTTATTTTGGTATTAAGTTAGATGCAAAATGCTGCATACATAGGAAGATAAGCTCATGTACAACTATATGATTGCATTAAACTGTGAGTgtaaaaataaagttaactCTGTCCTTTGACCTCTGACCTGCAGGTACAAAGAAGGCATGCTCCAAGCCCAGGCCGACGATGAGGGTCTGAACACTCTAGTAGAGGACGCTACTGAGGGTCTCATGGCTCAGATAGAGAACAAGGGACCAGAGTCCGTGGATGACTGGGAGGTCGATGAACTCCTACAATGGACCAGTGGATTGAACTTTGATGAGTAAGTAGATGAGAATCCTTCCCGGggtctgtttcacaaagctgttcataagttaagagcaactttaagatcaactggtgatccttttttacgtgctaaaccatcgccaatgaatgtaccatttaccacaagaaaggatcaccagttgctcttaacttacaaacagctttatgaaacagccaccATGTTTTTTCTGTGATGAtgtcctttggtaaggcatttatctacatttgccactctccaccgaGATGTTGTGAATTGGTACTCAGTGGGAAGAAGTTACTTGCATGCCTCAGCACCTGTAGGGTCCCcatgctaaagctggggtacTAATATGCAAACTTAGCAGCATTGTATTAAGAGCTATACTGTATAATTGTGTtgcatattgttattgttgttattattatcatgtctTTAGTTACATGAGGTAAttcaaatgatgaaaatttctgAATTTAACGATCAAATGTACTATGATAATTGATGTCAAAAGTTACATTTTGATTGGAtacatccatcatcatcaagtgATCAATGAAGACTACACAATTTTTACATTTGAGTGATGCATGAATTTTGGCATCATATGATTTCTGACTTGAGTAAATGATAATACCATTCATACCTATGTTTAAGCATTGAAACTTTCAAAGATCCTTCACGTATGACCGGATAGAACATATTTAGTACCATCCAAATGTTGTAGATTAGCAGTATTCCAAGGGGGAAAAAGGCTAATGTAGCTCTAGACTTTATGTTTTGAATTCTTGAAGATttactttgaaagttttgatagtttatcattattttattgttgccTATTACGGAATGGTACTGATGTGATCTCTATGCCAATTTCTAAAGGTTACAGAGGAAGAAGTGCAAAAAGGACAAGAACAAGCTGTtataagttgaaacatttttctttttctctttcctacAGCTACCAGAAGTCATGGCAGGAGATAGCCACTTCTGCAGGATCAGAGACATATATAGGTAagtcttgacctttgacctctatACCTAGATCCTAGGCAGTTATTTTTCAAGATATAATCTATTCGGTAAAAGTTAAACATTAGAGTCATAGGATATTATGgtgtcatcatatttttgatgaatagaaaaagaaaggtGTTTCAATTTTTGTAGCTAGATGGACTTCTGCTCTTTGATTCTTTAAgaattttgttgatattttcaaatgttgCTCTGATACCAGTGACCTTCCAAGGGATCATATGTTTGTTGTATGGTtagagtaaaaaaagaaagaaaagaaaactggGGCTTTAAATTGATGGGACTTGCTTCTCCACATTCGATTTGAAGTGTTTTATGTCACATTTATTGTCATTCTTCACtaaatgaatttcaattttaattcaaGGTGAACAGTTAGTTTGCAAAGAACTTGGTCAGATTAGATTTGTTATTTAAAGACCCTGTCACATCATTTTGTGCAAGCCTTGCGGACGACTATTTTTTGCTACCCGCAGGTCGCCCGCAAGTTGCCTGCATTGACAGTATCTTTCACACATCTCTCAAGCAGTTGCCCGGGAGCACATGCAAGTCTGCTTTTTCGcgcagaaaagttttgaacatgctcaaaactttgttgcgaatgagttgcgtttgattgcccGCAACTCTACTCACCCGCAAGGCTTGAACGAAACAATGTGACCAGGGCCTTAAGGGATGTTAACAACTATTATATCTGAAATACATAGTGCAGATGAGAAATATCTGATTAGCAGTTATTTGTAAGATTCCGTATAGAGATATTCATTGAACCGTATATCCATTAGTCCATTTATATCAAAAGATCAAGCATAGCACTGTATACGACACCAGTATTTCGGGGAGGAGGGGTGGGGGGCATTACAGGTATTTCTGTTTTATGTAAGTGTTATGATTGAACAGAACATGAAAATGGTAATTTAGTAAATTGCTGGTATTTACTCCTTGCGTTTTTAGTGATAGTTACCTTATGCAAATATTAAGATATGTTTCATTTAGGTCATTGCACCTTCTAAATTTGACACTTtcttaactctttttttttcaatcagatGAGAGGCTGCAGTTCAAGACAAGCAAGCAGGATCCTTACGAGTTCACTTTCACCATGAGAGAATCTCTCCCATCCCCACCCTCACCATCCAGAGTCACCACGGCCAAGACGAGAAGTGCAACAACAAAACTTCAGATAGAAGACATAGCCGTCAACTGatatagaaagagaaaagacTCTCACTCTGCAATTAGAAGACATGATTGTTAATtgagattgaaagagaaaagacTTTCATGCTGCAAAATGGGAAGAGAGACAAAAACAACTACAATTTGCATTTACTGTCCATGGAAGCAGCCAAAATGGCATGGAAATGGTAATTTTTTACACTCTAAGATGTTGCTTTAATAATCCTGTCTAGTTCTGAAGGAGTGAGCACAGAGATACAGGTATAGTGTCAGCCAGCAAGCTTCACCTCTTTCGTTATGTCTAAGTGCACCAACACAGCTGATAAATGACCTAGCAGTCAGCTGCAATAGTCAGTGAAACCCATTCAAAGTATATTATAAAAGTCTTCATCAAATGTTCACCTATAAGTATTTCTGACATTGCAATGGCAGGAGCCAGTGGTGCTGGACTGTCTGATCTAACATGCTTTTGAGGTTGATCTTGGGGAACCATGGCAAAGCACACTATGGTTTAACCCACCAAACTTTTCTCTCATCAGAACAGTTTGACGTCAATGGCAGAGGCGTTACTTTTGACTGAATACAATCAAGAATCCTTCTTGTCATGTAATATTCTTTCATTATATTCTTTTCAATCATTTATATATGAATGCTTACAGCATTGCTGCGGACCCAAGCACTCAGAATTTAATGAAGTGTTGGGCACTTTTTCCTGcatcatcatttatttacaCAGAAACAGTGCATTATGTCTCCTGGATGAAGAattatgacattgttggatttccataccTGTGATAAATGTGATTAATCAcaaatctttgtaaaacaggGACACGGAATTACATGAACAGTAGTTATAATGAAAGCAGTGATTTAGGAACATATTACAATCTAAAAATGCCAAAGTTTAAAGCATCCAGGAGAGACTATATTTATGacaaatatacttttttattagAATCTGAgaaatttattgatatataaataATGCTCAATCCCAAAGTAATTTCCAAGGCTGCAGAAATAATCCAAATTAGCACTATATTAAAGGGTATAAAATCATCTCCCATTTATGAACCCTTTGGCAGTGATATAATTGTTAAAGTTGGTGGGTAAACACATTGACATGCCATGAGTAgcccccggtggggtcactcaatatgacttggggaccgcatgaccattaccaaaatcgcgggaaaaggggtcaatttcatgGAACGTCCGTGGACAGACCACTCCTTGAAGTTGTGGAAATAAgggtgctcaccgtcctcgatctgatggaaaaAGGGGTCAGGAAAAGGGGGAGAAACACGATCACGGGAAGTCTGAAGTAAAATCATGGTCTGACAAAATGCTAACTgatcatgctctgtatctttatgTCGACAactatacatttatttttacaaagaaattctacttttcttcattttcaagaaaaataaaagttcttttggattattgtatcagtatgaattggtcatctttaaggactgagcactctcgtgcctgtgttgcaatttcctctgATGAGGAAAGGGTataaatgccctgtccttgaaatatggtaaataggggtaagtttgcgaaatgggcaaaagtgtccttacaatcttataattaggggtgtttcaaggtaccattttaccgcaattttgtccttgttttgagtgaaaataggggggtaaatttcacaaaatgtccttgaaattgactgcaatagggggttacttgcatttgtggtaatGGTCATACGCGTCCCCTCTGCGGGTtagtgaccccaccggggagTAGCCCTATTCCATTCTTCCAATTATCTGCTGTCCTGCATCTTTATTGCATCAACgtttttcttatatatatacataattatattaattttgatGTATTTACACTTGCATATTGCAATAAAATTTGTAAGCCATTTATATTATTGTATGGTGTTCATACTGTATGGATTCTTTTTATTAATCAGTAATTATTACCCCAGGTACAACTCcatctttaaaaagaaatttgtagacatttatttttgttgtagtgTAACTGTAGTATTGGAGAGCAATTTGTACAAAGCCCATAGAGCAATTTTAATTGATTATGCACTATATTAGtactaattattattattaatttattattccATACAGCAGCATCCAAGCCCTCTCTCTTTTCATAACCACTTCCCCAAtccttaaggccaccgcacaccttacaaccTGACCGGTCGCCGACTGACTTGCGACTGGGtcaggggagatgtgacgtcacagctcttgtcagcttgagggtcgcagaccagtcagagacaagtcgcaaggaaaatcggaaggatttgacatgtcaaatccttatgactggatcgcaagctcaatccaacccccagccaatcagacagcagagttgcattacgcgtattatgataaacaacgcgcatacgcagtagtaagcgcaatttctcagatACTATGCCAAAAAGCAAACTGAGCGCATGCATGAttcgcagatcggatcgcaaggtgtgaggtgtcgaggcttatgactgccttgcgattcatctcccctcactcagtcgccgaccagtcgggtcgtaaggtgtgcggtggcctttacatTTCAATGCCCAGCATCCCCGCCCCAGCCCACCCCTCTTCTCTTATGGTGTCCCCATCTTGCCTATTCTCACCTGTCCTTCCACTTCCCCTCATTATTGACCCATCCTAACCTTTCCATGACATCAACCTGGCAAcatctcatttcatattttccatcttgctccccccccccaatcccCTTCCCTCCTTTTCCTCATTCTCATCTCAGTTTGAGAAAAGTCTTGTTTCATTCCCTATATCCTCTTCCATCTAGTTTTTCTTCCATCCATTTTCCTTCCCCCCAGTTCCCCCACCCTCACATCAATCTGAGCAACctctcatttcatttatttccttaTTTTGCCCCCCATCTCTCTTCTCTCCACACCTTTCCCAATCCCTGCCtacccctctccccctcctctccctctccccctccatCTTCTACCTGTCCTCCTCTAGACTTGCCCCTTCCCATCCCCGTCCCATCCCATTCCTATCCTTTCCAATCCCTTGtaactcacccccccccccttccccaatCCCTGCCTACCATTCCATTAATCCCCTTCCATCTTCCTGTCCTCGAGACCTGCCCCTTCTGTCCCCTCCCACCCCTATCCTTTCCAATTCCTTGTAACTCTCCCCCCTTTACAGCCCCCTTCCCCAATCCCTGCCTACCCTTCCTTTGACCCCTCCCCTCCATCTTCCTTCCTGTCCTACCCATCTCTGTCCCCTCCCACCACTATCCCTTCCAATTCCTCGTATCTCGTCTCCCAACCTCATCCTCCACCGCATCATTCTTGGCATTCCTCTGTATGACTTCATCCGACTTTATAGATATTCTTTCCTTCCACCTTGACCGCATTTTCCCCAGGAATATCCAGTTCCTGTCCCTATAGCTCCATCTGGTTCCTCCTCTGCAACAAACACGTTTGATTATGATCGGCTTATCAGTGTGGtcaatgttttattaataaGGGATGAGTAAATGACAGCGAACAGCAGTTGTGTAGCTCGATCTGTCATGTGATATTCTTTACTGGGACCTACAAGAAGAGTTGGAAAAAATAGCGAGACTTGATGAATGCCATAGTGCCAAGAAATTCGgtttttattaaaacaataataataatgcatgtAGTTCACTCTAGATTTGAAAATCTTAAGATTTAAAAATCTAGATTTAAAAGAGTCTGATGACAATATGATTCtcaaactttatattttattagGAAGAAAAGTTTCAGCTTGAAAGCCCGTTTGCCATACGCTTATCAACTAATAAGAcattaaagagagagaaagagagatgagTAATTGGAACAGTAGGTGTAGAGGGGAAGGAAAACCTAAGGGTTGTAATGCAGGAGTTGCACATTAGGGGTgggacaagaaataagaaagtatttgatagagggggtgggggagaaaTTGGAGAGGCATAGGAAGTGGATACAAGGGGAGCTTTTtcctcaacatttttgtccgacaacttgtcagatctgacaactgtccttgattggctgagaggcattattactatggtaactgtcggataaaatgggacttatCGGATAAAACGTGTGACacgtcctttcatgaaatgcttacCTGGAAGATGAACAGATGAG
It encodes the following:
- the LOC121413827 gene encoding protein MFI-like, producing MAAVTPLKSASSVGKSVSIVLSPETGVVRGETHTPGAPPPSVKAQSRRSRKSVPVKKTKRTEPLVPNEAAAIIQQAWRRHIDVQVYRYYRDLINFRCRGNPAMMLRCINPKEASLLDAAAGIHIKFRLAGAKFPPNIYYKIFTHRTIIDMCANSPKDYTKANTKRFAARDVHNRREQGSPNLGQGGGEVDRTGWYQREENNGWRLVSDRLILRADQDPITWESSRTKQDFQHSKLLRKEDVEKKKKRKKLEWMKKMYKEGMLQAQADDEGLNTLVEDATEGLMAQIENKGPESVDDWEVDELLQWTSGLNFDDYQKSWQEIATSAGSETYIDERLQFKTSKQDPYEFTFTMRESLPSPPSPSRVTTAKTRSATTKLQIEDIAVN